A window of the Bradyrhizobium ottawaense genome harbors these coding sequences:
- a CDS encoding histone deacetylase family protein: MTLLLTHPACLDHLTPPGHPERPDRLRAVAEVLGEDRFKALVRGEAPEGSLDSVSLCHGEHYVGELRHIAPTSGLIYIDGDTSMSPGTWEAVMRGVGGAVAATDAVMAGQHQNAFVAVRPPGHHAEVSKPMGFCFFDNAAIAARHAQRKYGIGRAAIVDFDVHHGNGTQDIFWSDPTVMYCSTHQMPLFPGTGASGERGEHDTIVNAPLASEDGSAKFRAAFENLILPQLQKFSPELIIISAGFDAHYRDPLASLNVKAEDFGWVTRKLMDTANASAGGRVVSVLEGGYDLQGLKESVAEHVTALMAG; the protein is encoded by the coding sequence ATGACGCTGCTTCTGACGCATCCCGCCTGTCTCGACCATCTGACGCCCCCGGGGCATCCCGAACGCCCCGACCGGCTGCGCGCGGTCGCCGAGGTTTTGGGCGAAGACCGCTTCAAGGCGCTGGTGCGCGGCGAAGCGCCGGAAGGCAGCCTCGATTCCGTCTCGCTCTGCCATGGCGAGCATTATGTCGGCGAACTCCGCCACATCGCGCCCACCAGCGGCCTGATCTATATCGACGGCGACACCTCGATGTCGCCGGGCACCTGGGAAGCCGTGATGCGCGGCGTCGGCGGCGCGGTCGCCGCGACCGACGCCGTGATGGCAGGTCAGCATCAAAACGCCTTCGTCGCGGTGCGTCCGCCCGGCCATCACGCCGAGGTCAGCAAGCCGATGGGCTTCTGCTTCTTCGACAATGCCGCGATCGCCGCCCGTCACGCCCAGCGCAAATACGGCATCGGCCGCGCCGCGATCGTCGATTTCGACGTCCATCACGGCAACGGCACCCAGGACATCTTCTGGTCCGATCCGACCGTGATGTATTGCTCGACGCACCAGATGCCGCTGTTTCCCGGCACCGGCGCCAGCGGCGAGCGCGGCGAGCATGACACCATCGTCAATGCGCCGCTGGCCTCCGAAGACGGCAGCGCCAAATTCCGCGCGGCGTTCGAAAACCTGATCCTGCCGCAGTTGCAGAAATTCAGCCCCGAACTGATCATCATTTCGGCCGGCTTCGACGCACATTACCGCGATCCGCTGGCCTCGCTGAACGTCAAGGCCGAGGATTTCGGCTGGGTCACGCGCAAGCTGATGGACACGGCGAACGCCAGCGCGGGGGGACGGGTTGTCTCGGTGCTGGAGGGCGGCTACGACCTGCAGGGGCTGAAAGAGTCGGTGGCAGAGCACGTCACCGCATTGATGGCCGGCTAG
- a CDS encoding exodeoxyribonuclease VII small subunit — protein MADTAQADVKKLSFERAIEELETIVRRLEDGKVPLEESVAIYERGEALKRRCEELLRQAEARVDKITTDASGQVTGTEPLDVQ, from the coding sequence ATGGCCGATACTGCCCAGGCGGACGTCAAAAAACTCTCCTTCGAGCGCGCGATCGAGGAACTGGAAACGATCGTGCGGCGGCTCGAGGACGGCAAGGTGCCGCTGGAGGAGTCGGTCGCGATCTACGAGCGCGGCGAGGCCCTGAAACGGCGCTGCGAGGAATTGCTGCGGCAGGCCGAGGCGCGGGTCGACAAGATCACCACCGACGCCTCCGGCCAGGTCACCGGGACCGAGCCGCTCGACGTGCAGTAG